TAGTTCCCAGAATTGCTCCGTTAGCATCTCTTAAAGTATAGGTACCAGTACCACCGGTAGCAGTAAGTGTAACAGCAGTGAGCGGACAAACAGCATTATTACCTGCACTGGAAGTAATAGCAAGCGAAGGGGCTAAGGTTAACTCAACAGAAATTGTTTTCGGATTATTACAATTGATAGTGTTTATAAACGTGTAAGTTGTTTGAGACGATATTGGTAAAGAAAAGGTAAATGTTGCCGGGGCAGTTGGGAAAACATTGGTATACAAAGTAGTACCGGCAGCATTTTTAACGGTGAACGATCCACCAGTAGAGGTTTCCGTTACCGTTAAAGCAATACTACCAGTACCATCTGGGCAATACGTTACCACCGGATTACTATTACCATTGTTGAAGGTCCTGGTAGTAACTCCGGCACCAGAAGGGTAGGTCAGATCAAATTGGCCAGAGCAGTTTTCACTGGTTCCGGGTGCTTGGCCCTGGCCCTGACTGTAGCCAGATGTTACGGTACCAACTAAAAACAGGAAGAAGGTCAAAAACGCGTATTTATTTTTCATGTTGCAGGTTTTTCAAAGAGGTCGAAAACTGAATTTCCTGCAATACGCAAGCTCTACATCTAATGACTGTACAATAGAAGAAAATATATTATTTACCTCATATATAACTATATATATAAGATCTATATATTAAAACAGTAGGCACAACTTTGAAAATGATTCCATTATTTGATAAAAATTTCAGACTCTATAGCATGCTATAAAAAGAAAAAAGCCAAAGCAGCTAACGCTACTTTGGCTCTAAAAACCATTGCTGAAGAATCTTACAGCAATACCGTAGTCCTGGGTTCTGTCGCTGCCACCTTGCCACTCATTTCGCGCAGAGCAGCGGCAATTCCATCAGCATCAAAACCACATTCTTTATACAGCTCGTCCTGAGTGCCGTGTTCCACCACGCGGTCCGGGATACCGAGGCGCTTTACGGGCAGGCTATAGCCGTGGTCGGCCATAAATTCCAGCACGGCCGCCCCGAAGCCGCCTTGCAGGCAGCCATCTTCCACGGTTACAATGGCTTTGTACTGGCGCAGGATGTTATGGAGCATTTCCTCATCCAGCGGCTTACAGAAGCGCATATCGTAGTGCCCGGGGTTCAGGCCCTCAGCTAAAAGCTTTTGGGTGGCTTTCACAGCGTAATTACCGATATGGCCAATGCTGAGCACCGCCACACCTTCTCCTTCGCGCACAACCCGGCCGGTACCAATTGCCAGCTTTTTGAGCGGCTTGCGCCACTCTGGCATCACGCCTTCGCCGCGCGGGTAGCGGATGCTGAACGGACCGGCGTTTTCGGGCAAGGAGGCCGTGTACATCAGGTTGCGGAGCTCTTCCTCATTCATAGGCGCCGAAACCACCATGTTGGGGATGCAGCGCATATAGGCCAGGTCGTAGCAGCCGTGGTGCGTGGGGCCGTCGGCGCCGGCAAAACCGGCGCGGTCCAGGCAAAATACTACGTGCAGGTTCTGCAGGGCTACATCATGCACCACCTGGTCGTAGGCGCGCTGCATGAAGGAGGAGTAGATGTTGCAGAAAGGCACCAGGCCCTGCGTGGCCAGCCCGGCAGAGAAAACCACCGCATGCTGCTCGGCAATTCCCACGTCGAAGGCGCGGTCGGGCATGGCTTCCATCATGATGTTCAGCGACGAGCCCGAAGGCATGGCCGGCGTCACGCCCATGATCTTGTCGTTCTTCTCGGCCAGCTCTACCAAGGTGTGCCCAAACACGTCCTGATACTTGGGCGGCTGCGGCGTGGCGTAGGTTTTCTTATGAATTTCGCCCGTTACCTTATCAAACAGGCCGGGAGCGTGCCACAGGGTCTGGTCTTTTTCGGCCAGCGCATAGCCTTTGCCCTTCACCGTAACGCAGTGCAGCAGCTTGGGGCCGGGAATGCTCTTGAGGTCGTGCAGGATGGTAGCCAGATGCTGCACATCGTGGCCATCTACCGGGCCGAAGTAGCGGAAGTTGAGGGCCTCAAACAGGTTGCCCTGCTTGAGCAAGGTAGCTTTCATGGCCTGCTCCACACGCTTGGCAATCTGCTGCGGATTAGGGCCAAACTTAGAAAGCTTGCCTAGTACATTCCACAGCTCGTCGCGCACTTTGTTATAGGTACGGGAGGTGGTGATGTCCGTCAGGTATTCTTTGAGCGCGCCCACGTTGGGGTCGATGCTCATGCAGTTATCATTCAGAATAACCAGCAGGTTGGATTTCTCCACGCCGGCGTGGTTCAGGGCTTCAAAGGCCATACCGGCCGTCATGGCACCATCGCCAATAACGGCAATGTGTTGCCGGTCGAATTCGCCTTTATAGTCGGAGGCCACGGCCATGCCCAGCGCCGCGCCAATGCTGGTGGAGCTGTGGCCCACGCCAAAGGCATCGTACTCACTTTCCTTGCGCTTGGGAAAGCCCGACATGCCGCCGTAGCGGCGGTTTGTGGGAAACTGCTCCCGCCGGCCAGTCAGGATTTTGTGGCCGTAAGCCTGGTGGCCTACGTCCCACACCAACTGGTCGTAGGGGGTGTTGAAAACATAATGCAGGGCTACCGTCAGCTCTACCACGCCCAGGGAGGCGCCAAAATGGCCGCCGTAGATGGACACGGAATCAATGATGAATTGCCGCAGCTCCTGGCTTAGCTGAACCAATTGGTCCGGGCTGAGCTTTTTCAGGTCGTCAGGCGAGTCAATAGCTGCCAGCAGGGCACCGGGTTCAACAATCATCTTGGGTCAGGACAAATAGCAGGAACTAAGAGGGCAACAGATAACCTTAGAAAAGGTTAAGGGCCGCTACCAGATAGCATCCCATAGTGGGCAAAGGTACGAGTTTTCCGGGGCAGCGGTTTATCCCTGTCGTACAGGTTTTCCGCTTCGTATCTTCCCTACGCAGCTCTGGCCGAATAATGGCTACTTTTGCCACTACCACACCGCTTGCTTATGCCGCTTACCCAGGACTCCGAGGAACAGCAACTGCTCGATAAGCTTCGGCCCTCGCGCATTGTGCTGCCTGTGCTTATTGGCCTGGGCGTGGTGGGCTTCATGTTCTGGCGCAGCTACAAGCCCGGCGACCTGGCTCCCCTGAGTAACGCCAGCCCCATGTGGCTCCTTATTTCCCTGCTGGTATTGGTAGCCCGCGACGCTGGCTATGTCTATAGAATCCGGGAAATATCGGAGCGGGTGCTGAGCTGGCGCGCTTCCTTGGATATTATTATGATCTGGGAGTTTGCTTCCTGCATTCTGCCCTCGGCCGTGGGTGGCACCTCGGTAGCGCCCATACTGCTGCATAAGGAAGGTATTACGCTGGGCAAATCGGTGGCGTATGTGATGGTCACGGCCCTGCTGGATAACCTGTATTATGTGGTGATGGTACCGCTGGTGGTCTGGCTGGCGCACGAGGGGCTGTACCCGGCCGAATCCTTGCAGAGCGGATTCATGACTACGCTCAAAATAGCCTTTGGGCTGAGCTACGTGATGGTTTCGCTGTATTCCGGTCTCATGCTGTATGCGCTGTTTATCAACCCCATGTCGGTAAAGCGGCTGCTGGTACGGCTGTTTTCCCTGCGCGGCCTGCGGCGCTGGCGTGCCAAAGCCTATCAGCACGGCAATGAAGTAGTGTGGGCCTCAGCGCAGCTGCGCGGCAATGGCGCGGGCTACTGGCTGCGGGCGGCCCTCAGCACCGCCTTTGTCTGGACGGCGCGCTACCTCGTCATTGGCTGCCTGATTGCGGCTTTCGTGAACGTATCAGCCCAGGAATTTACCATGATGTTTGCCCGCAACATTACTTACAAAGTCATTCTGCTGGTAGCTATTACGCCGGGTGGTGCGGGCATTGCGGAAGGCGCTTTCCCCACGTTTTTCGGCAAGTTTATCGGTACGGCTACCATGACCAGCTTCATGGTGCTGCTCTACCGCATGGTAACGTACTACCTGTATCTGGTGCTGGGCGCCGTGTTCCTACCCCGCTGGGTGGCCCGCATATACGGCCGGCGCACCGCCGAGAAACTGATGCATTCCTAGATATCCAGCTTGTATCAACACAAAAAAGCCTTTCTACCGCTGGCAGAAAGGCTTTTTTGTGTTTTTTCAGACTTCGAATTCTCAACCGGAGCTTAGTCGGCCTCCAGCATCATTTGCGAGCCATCGGGGGCGCGCAGGGTAATTTCATCTTTGGTGAGGTTTACGACATCAAACGTCAAAGTGTTGCTGCTGCCGGTGGGCGTGAGCGTAATTTTTTTAGCCGTCTGGTCGAACGTGTAGGTTCCCTGCATGGTCTGGGAGGGCGACGTCATGTTGAAATTGCCGTTGGCGAAGAAGCGCAGCTCGGTTTTCTTATCAGCGCTGCTCTGGTCTACTTTGTCGCCGGTGGCGGTGGTTTCCTTATCGGTCTTCCAGACTTTGCTGTCGGTACCGTAGAGCATATTGGTTTCGCCTACTTTATTTTCCTGGTTACAGGAGGTAGCAAACAGGGCCACCAGCACCAACAGGCTGGCCAGATAGCGAAATGGGAAAGGCATCAGTTTCATAGGGAAAGGATGAGAAGTTGGGAGAAACTTGCAAGGTGAACTACCCGCCGGTTGAGCCATGCTTTTTCCGGCAGATAGCCACTTCTTACGCTAGGCGGCACAAAGAGTTGGGATAAGTCTATGCTCTCCCGGAATAACAACTAAATCCGGCAGGCCACGTAAGATCAGCAGTACATAACCATGGCTATCAGGCCGATGCGGTACTTCCACTCCTCTCCTACTCCTAATTAACCACTCCCATGGGACTCTTCGATTTTCTGAATAAAGGCGAACAAAAACCCGTTCAGCCCGCCAATAAGCCCGCCACCGGCAACACCGATTTCTTCGGCAATACCAACCAGCCGGCCGCTACCACGCAGGGCGATTCGTACACCGTAGTATCCGGTGATTCGCTGTCTAAAATTGCCAAGCACCACTACGGCGACGCCAGCAAGTGGCACCAGATTTACGACGCCAACAAAGCCACCATTGGCTCCAACCCCGACCATATTGAAGTAGGCCAGGTATTGAATTTGCCAAAAATTTAGTCTCCGACGCTACTTCCTCCAAACGCCGCTCTGCTCCGCAGGGCGGCGTTTTTTTGTGCATTTACCTGCGTATAGCTTGTTTCATTTTAAGCTAAAGCGGTTAAAAAATTGCGCTTAAAATTTTGAGTTCTGAATCTGGCGCTTACATTTGCCCTCACCAACCCGGTACTCCCCCGCTCGCGGCGGGGCAGTTTTCATAGGATTTATATAGAAGCGGCGAGAGAACAGGCTCCGTGACCCGCTGGCAACCTTCGACCGCGCGAAAGGTGCCAATTCCTGCCCAGACCAGCTGTTGCTGGCGGGAGATATAAGTTGAGTGCCATGGAAAACACCCTCGCTTTCGCCTGCTCAAATCCGCTTGCCCCGGCCGCCTTGCTGCGTCCCGGCCCCTCAACAGATGTCTGTGTTTCCGCCTTCGTCACTACGCGAATGCGAATGCGCTGCTGTTGCAGCGCGTGTTGTTGCTGTTGCTAGCCGCTTAAAGCCGGCTCCCTCCAGCACCCCTCCTCCCATTTCCTGTTTGGTCCTAACTGGCAATGCCCGCTGGCATTCCGTGGGCTAAGCCGCATCCTAACCGCCGCAATTTGCTTGCTTTTGCCGGTTTCAGGAGGGTTTCCGCTACGCTTCGTCGTGGCCATTTTGCGCGCTTTGCGCTTTCCCCAGTCAAAAACTTCTTCTTTAAATACAGACCTATTATGTCTACTCAGAACCTGCACTTCGAAACCCTTCAGTTGCACGCCGGCCAGCAGCCCGACCCCGTAACCGGCTCCCGCGCCGTACCGCTTTATCAAACGACCAGCTACGTATTTAAAAATGCCGAACACGGCGCTAACTTGTTTGCCCTAAAGGAGTTCGGCAATATCTATACCCGGCTCATGAACCCCACCACCGACGTGTTTGAGCAGCGCATTGCCGCATTAGAAGGTGGCGTAGCAGCCTTGGCCGTTTCCTCGGGACAGGCGGCACAGTTCATTGCCCTAAACAACATTCTGCAGGCCGGCGACAATTTCGTTTCTACCTCCTTCCTGTATGGTGGCACCTATAATCAGTTTAAAGTAGCCTTTAAGCGCCTGGGCATTGATGCGCGCTTCGCCGATGGCGACAACCCCGAGAGCTTTGAGGCCCTGATTGATGACAATACCAAGGCCCTGTACCTGGAAACCATTGGCAACCCCAGCTTTAGCGTGCCGGATTTTGAGCGTATTGCCGCCATTGCCAACAAGTATGACCTACCGTTGATTGTGGACAATACCTTTGGGGCCGGTGGCTACCTGTTCCGCCCCCTGGAGCACGGCGCGCACATTGTGGTGGAGTCGGCTACCAAGTGGATTGGCGGGCACGGCACCAGCATTGGCGGCGTGATTGTGGATGGCGGCACCTATGACTTCGGCAACGGTAAGTTTCCGCAGTTCACGGAGCCATCCGAGGGTTACCACGGGCTGGTGTTTAATGATGTTTTCGGCAAGAACGGGCCGTTTGGCAACATTGCTTTCATCCTTCGCGCCCGGGTAGAAGGCCTGCGGGACTTTGGCCCTTCGCAAAGCCCATTCAACTCTTTCCTGCTGCTGCAGGGCCTGGAAACCCTGAGTCTGCGCCTGGAGCGCACTGTGGAAAACACGCAACGTATTGCTACCTGGCTGGAGCAACACCCGCAGGTAGAGCGGGTAAACTACCCGGGCTTAAGAAGCAGCCCTTACTACGCGCTGGCGCAGAAATACCTGACCAAGGGCGCGGGCGGCGTACTCACCTTCAGCATTCGGGGCTCCAAGGATACGGCCACGCGCTTTATTGATAACCTGAAGCTGGTCAGCCACTTGGCCAATGTAGGCGACGCTAAAACCCTGATTATTCAGCCTTCGGCTACTACGCACCAACAGCTTTCGGAGCAGGAGCAGCAGGCCGCCGGCGTACTGCCTACCCTCCTGCGCCTCTCCGTGGGCATCGAGCACTTCGAAGACATCCGCGCCGACCTGGCACAGGCTTTTGAAGCCGTGCGCGAGGATGTGCCTCAGTTTGGGGAGACAGAAACTACCCTGCTGGAGCCCAAGCCTGAGCATGCCCAGCCGCTGGAGGTTTAATTTCAGTTGCCAGTTGTGAGTTGCCGGTTGCCCATTCGTTTAAAACCATCCTGGCAACCGGCAACTCAACACCTGGGTTGAGCTCCGTCGGCACTATAAGAGTCTATTGGGTGGGACTAGGACTCGCCGGCCTTTGGGCTCAACCCTTTCTATCACGGCGCTGCCCGCCTGGGCAGCGCCGATTAGGAATTCCCTGCCGAATACATCATGCCCGAAGACTTGGTTTTTACGCTCCCTAAACCGTTGCCGCTGGAAGGTGGCGGCGTGCTGCCCGGAGCTCAGGTGGCCTACCGCACCTACGGCACCTTGAATGAAGCCCGCGACAACGTCATCTGGGTGTGCCACGCTCTCACGGCCAACGCCGAGGTGCTGGCCTGGTGGCCCGGGTTGTTTGGCGAGAACTGCTATTTCGACCCTGCCGACTGGTTTATTGTGTGTGCCAACGTGCTGGGCTCTTGCTACGGCTCTACTGGCCCGCTCACGGAGAACCCAGAAACCGGCCGGCCCTGGTATCAGGCGTTTCCCCTGCTTACTATCCGGGACTTGGTGGCGGCCCATGAGCAGTTGCGGCAGCATTTGGGTTTAACCCGGATTCATACCCTTATTGGCGGCTCGCTGGGCGGTCAGCAGGCACTGGAGTGGGCCGTAGAGCAGCCCGGCGTGTTTGCGCATCTGGTGGTGCTGGCTACGAATGCCCGGCACTCTCCCTGGGGCATTGCCTTTAACGAGGCTCAACGGCTGGCTATTCTGGCCGATGAAACCTACCATCAGGCTACACCTTCGGGTGGGCAGCGCGGACTGAAAGCGGCCCGGGCCATGGCCCTGCTCAGCTACCGCAGCTACGAGGCTTACCACCAAACCCAGGCCGAGCCGGGCGATGATACGCTGGAATACTTCCGGGCCAGTGCTTATCAGCAGTATCAGGGCGAAAAATTGGTAGCCCGCTTCAATGCCTATACCTACGTGGTGCTTTCCAAAGCCATGGACTCGCATCACCTGGGCCGCGGCCGCGGTACTATTGAAACGGCTTTAAGCCGCATTAAAGCCCGCACGCTTATCATCGGCATCAGTTCCGATGTACTGTTTCCGCCAACTGAGCAGCGCCTGCTGGCGCGCCATATTCCGGGAGCCATGTACGCTGAGATGGAGTCCCGCTTTGGCCATGATGGCTTCCTGATTGAAACCGACCAAATCACGCATTTTCTCGAACGTTTTCATGCCCAGACCTTCGCACATTAGCCTGCCGCGCCCCGTTCCTTCTCCCCTGCGTATTGGCCTGATAGGCTTTGGCTGCGTAGGCCAGGGCCTGTATGATATTCTGCAGCAGCTGCCGGAATTTGGGGCCGAGGTGCGGCGTATTGCGGTAAAGAACCCCGCCAAACCCCGCTCCCTGCCCGCTCATCGTTTTGAATACCATGCCGAGGACCTACTGGCTGACCCGTATCTGGACGTGCTGGTTGAAGTAATTGATGATGCTGCCGAAGCCTTCCGCCTGGTGAAGGCGGCCCTGCTGCAGGGCCGTCGGGTAATAACGGCTAATAAAGCCATGCTGGCCCGCCATCTGCCGGAATTGGTGCAGCTTCAGCAGCAGTTTGGCGGCACGCTTTTGTACGAAGCCGCCGTGTGTGGCAGTATCCCCATTCTGCGCACCCTGGATGCTCACTTCAGCAGTGAACCACTGCGCTCAGTTAGTGGCATTCTGAATGGCTCCTCCAACTATGTGCTCACGCGCATGACGCAGGAAGGAACCGATTACGCCGCCGCCCTGGCCGAAGCGCAACTCCTGGGTTTCGCTGAAACCGACCCTACCCTGGATATGGCCGCTTTCGACCCGCGTTCCAAAGCCGTTATTCTGGCCGCTCATGCCTACGGCCTCCTCCTCCAGCCGGAACAGGTACTGCACTTGGGCATTGAAGCCATAACGCCCACGGATATTGCTTATGCGCAGGCCCAAGGCTATAAAATAAAGGTAGTAGCCACGCTGGAGCAGCTGCCCGACGGCCGCGTAACGGCGTTGGTGGCGCCCACCTTTGTGTCGGCCGAATCCCCCTTGTACACCGTTGAGCATGAGTTTAATGGGGTATCTGTAGAAGCGGCATTTGCCGGTGCGCAGTTCCTGCGCGGGCGCGGAGCCGGCGGACACCCCACGGGTTCGGCCGTTTTATCCGATCTGGCCGCTTTGCAACGCCAACAGACTTACACTTATACCAAGCTCCGGCAGGCAGCACCGGCCTTCACCAATCAACTGGCGGTAGAAATCTATTTGCGCACGCCGGAGGAAAATGGGCTGGCCGACTTGGCGCTAACGGATATTTCAGTGGAAGGCAACGGGCCGGAGGGATATTTCGCCGTAGGCTACACCACCTTGGCTACCTTACTGGAGCAACGGGAAAACCTACGGCAAGCCGGCGCCCTGATAGTGCGTACTGGCGCTATGCGCGTAACGGAGGCAGCGCAGGAGGTTACTGAATCGGCGCTGGCGCAATAAGGCAGACAAAAGGTAAGGCGGGCACTTATTCCAGCTTAGGAATGTGTATATTCCAGTATGGAATCGGGCCAGGTTTTTCATCATGGAAAAACCAGATGGCTCAGGCATTTCCCTCGGCCCAAAAGGTGTTGTTTGTTTTTACCGCCTTGCCCTATGCTTGCCGCTCTACTTTTGCCCCTCTTCAGCCTCTTAACTGGCTGGTACGCGCAGCCAGTCCCGGCCGCACGGCCCGATAAAACCGTACGCAACGACCTGGAAACCTTGGTAGAAGCCGAGCGAACCTTTGCTGCCTACGGTCAGGAGCATTCCGTGCAAAATGCCTTCGGCAAATACCTTAGCAATGCCTTTCTGCTGCACAAGGGACAGTTTATGCGCGGCCGTGACATTTATGCTCAGGCCCCGGAGCAGCCCGGCCGCCTGGTCTGGCGGCCGGTGTTTGCAGATATAGCCGCCTCCGGCGACTTGGGCGTTACCACCGGCCCCTGGGAGTTTCGGCCCAATACCCTGGCCGATGCGCCTACACGTTTCGGTAATTTTGCTACCATCTGGCGCAAAACAGCGGCCGGCGACTGGGAGGCAGTATACGATGGAGGCATAAGCCACGCAGCCCCCGCCAAACCCGCCGCCCAGCAGCTTCGGCCGGCCAAATATGGCCTCAAGCAGGATTCAGCGCCGGCCGATACGGCTAGCCGCCGGGCCGAGTTGGGGCAGGTAGAAGCAGAATTTGCCAGCCGGGCCAGCAAATGTCTGCGCCAGGCCTACCAGCCAGTATTGGGGCCCACGGCCGAGCTGCGCTTGCTGCGCGAAGGCGAGCCGCCATTCCTGAATACAGCTGCCTGGGCCTTAACTAAAACCTCTACTCAGCCGCTGCACATGCAGCCTGTAAAAACGGAGGTATCGGCGGCCGGTGATTGGGGCTACACCATCGGCTATATTGGGCAGCTACCCGAGCGCGGCCAGTTCCTGCACGTATGGCGCCGCACCGATGGTCAGTGGAAGTTAACCATGGAAGTCCTCAGCTTGCGGGTAATCTGACCCATCTAGCTACAAAAGGTATAATAGCGTAGCCCTGGCCTTTGCCGGGGCTTTTTGCACCCGTTTGCTGCCAGTGCTCCGGGTTTTGTTCCGTAGGTTTACGCTCGTACTTTTTGCTGCGCTATGCCTACTGCTCCTGCTCCGCTTCGCCCGCAAGACCGGGTTGCCATTGTCTGTACTGCCCGGAAAGCTTCGCACGAAGAACTTTCCGCCGCCGTAGCTACGCTCACTGGTTGGGGCCTGCAAGTGGTACTGGGTGAAAGCACGAACATTGCCCATCACCAGTTTGGTGGCGACGATGAAGTACGGCGCCGCGACTTCCAGCGCCAGCTGGATGACCCCGGCATTCGGGCTATTCTGATTGCGCGCGGCGGCTACGGCACCCCGCGTATCATCGACCAGCTGAATTTCTCCCACTTCACCGAGGACCCCAAATGGATAGCCGGCTTCTCGGATATCACCACGCTCAACTGCCACCTGCTGCGCCTGGGCCACGAGAGTATTCATGGTGTGATGCCGCTGCTCTTCCACCAGCCCGGTGGCGAGGCCGCTCTGGAAAGCCTGCGCAGCGCTTTATTTGGTGAACCTATAACGTATACCGTAGCACCCCAACCCCTCAACCGTTTCGGGCGGGCGGAAGGAGAATTGATTGGCGGCAACCTCAGCCTGCTCCAAAATCTGACGGGCACGGCCTCCGATTGCCCCACCGCCGGGCGCATCCTGTTTCTGGAAGACACCGATGAGTACCTCTACGCCATTGACCGGATGCTGGTACACCTGGACCGCACCGGCAAGCTGGCCGGGCTGGCCGGGCTGCTGGTGGGCCACTTCTCCAACCCCCAGGACAACCTGGTGCCCTTCGGCCAAACGCCCTACGAAATCATTGACACCTATGCCCGGCGGTATAATTTTCCGGTAGCCTACGGCTTTCCCGTGGGCCACGAGCCCGAGAATATGGCCTTGATTTGCGGCCGGCGGGCCAGCCTGACGGTGGATGCGAACGGGGCACGAGTGGAATATGTGTAGCCGCTAGTTTGCGGAGTGCTGCCGCAGGAAACTGAGCACCGTTTCATTAAATAGCGGGCCATTTTCCTGGGGTGCGTAGTGCGTGAGGCCGGGCAGGATAACCAGTTGGCTGCCGGTAATGTGCTGTGCAATAAGGCGGGTGTGGGCTTCCTTAATTACATCTTTTTCGCCGGCCAGCACTAGTACCGGCGCCGTTATGGCGTGCAGTTCAACGGGTTTCATATTGGGGTATTTCAGCAGCAGGGTACTGAGGCGGTAGCCCTTGTGCCACTGTTTCTTGAAAGGCCTTAGCACCGTCAGGATCCGCTTGGTCTGGCGTATCTCTTTCAAGAGGTTAGCATCTACGGCGGTGGTATCAGCGTAAAGGTTAGCACCCATGGTTACCAGGCTTTTCACCTGGGCCGGATAGCGCAGGGCCATGCTTAGACCCGTGTTGCCGCCGTCGCTCCAGCCCACAATGTGGGTGGCGGGTATCTGTAAGTGCTGCAACAGCGCGTGCATGTCATCAGCAAACAAGTCGTAGCTTAGGCGCCCGTGGGTGGTGGCCGATTTGCCTTGGTCGCGGGTATCCACGGCAATAACCTGATAAGTCTGAGCCAGGGTTTT
The Hymenobacter sp. DG25B genome window above contains:
- the dxs gene encoding 1-deoxy-D-xylulose-5-phosphate synthase encodes the protein MIVEPGALLAAIDSPDDLKKLSPDQLVQLSQELRQFIIDSVSIYGGHFGASLGVVELTVALHYVFNTPYDQLVWDVGHQAYGHKILTGRREQFPTNRRYGGMSGFPKRKESEYDAFGVGHSSTSIGAALGMAVASDYKGEFDRQHIAVIGDGAMTAGMAFEALNHAGVEKSNLLVILNDNCMSIDPNVGALKEYLTDITTSRTYNKVRDELWNVLGKLSKFGPNPQQIAKRVEQAMKATLLKQGNLFEALNFRYFGPVDGHDVQHLATILHDLKSIPGPKLLHCVTVKGKGYALAEKDQTLWHAPGLFDKVTGEIHKKTYATPQPPKYQDVFGHTLVELAEKNDKIMGVTPAMPSGSSLNIMMEAMPDRAFDVGIAEQHAVVFSAGLATQGLVPFCNIYSSFMQRAYDQVVHDVALQNLHVVFCLDRAGFAGADGPTHHGCYDLAYMRCIPNMVVSAPMNEEELRNLMYTASLPENAGPFSIRYPRGEGVMPEWRKPLKKLAIGTGRVVREGEGVAVLSIGHIGNYAVKATQKLLAEGLNPGHYDMRFCKPLDEEMLHNILRQYKAIVTVEDGCLQGGFGAAVLEFMADHGYSLPVKRLGIPDRVVEHGTQDELYKECGFDADGIAAALREMSGKVAATEPRTTVLL
- a CDS encoding YbhN family protein; this translates as MPLTQDSEEQQLLDKLRPSRIVLPVLIGLGVVGFMFWRSYKPGDLAPLSNASPMWLLISLLVLVARDAGYVYRIREISERVLSWRASLDIIMIWEFASCILPSAVGGTSVAPILLHKEGITLGKSVAYVMVTALLDNLYYVVMVPLVVWLAHEGLYPAESLQSGFMTTLKIAFGLSYVMVSLYSGLMLYALFINPMSVKRLLVRLFSLRGLRRWRAKAYQHGNEVVWASAQLRGNGAGYWLRAALSTAFVWTARYLVIGCLIAAFVNVSAQEFTMMFARNITYKVILLVAITPGGAGIAEGAFPTFFGKFIGTATMTSFMVLLYRMVTYYLYLVLGAVFLPRWVARIYGRRTAEKLMHS
- a CDS encoding LysM peptidoglycan-binding domain-containing protein — encoded protein: MGLFDFLNKGEQKPVQPANKPATGNTDFFGNTNQPAATTQGDSYTVVSGDSLSKIAKHHYGDASKWHQIYDANKATIGSNPDHIEVGQVLNLPKI
- a CDS encoding O-acetylhomoserine aminocarboxypropyltransferase/cysteine synthase family protein, which encodes MSTQNLHFETLQLHAGQQPDPVTGSRAVPLYQTTSYVFKNAEHGANLFALKEFGNIYTRLMNPTTDVFEQRIAALEGGVAALAVSSGQAAQFIALNNILQAGDNFVSTSFLYGGTYNQFKVAFKRLGIDARFADGDNPESFEALIDDNTKALYLETIGNPSFSVPDFERIAAIANKYDLPLIVDNTFGAGGYLFRPLEHGAHIVVESATKWIGGHGTSIGGVIVDGGTYDFGNGKFPQFTEPSEGYHGLVFNDVFGKNGPFGNIAFILRARVEGLRDFGPSQSPFNSFLLLQGLETLSLRLERTVENTQRIATWLEQHPQVERVNYPGLRSSPYYALAQKYLTKGAGGVLTFSIRGSKDTATRFIDNLKLVSHLANVGDAKTLIIQPSATTHQQLSEQEQQAAGVLPTLLRLSVGIEHFEDIRADLAQAFEAVREDVPQFGETETTLLEPKPEHAQPLEV
- the metX gene encoding homoserine O-acetyltransferase MetX; amino-acid sequence: MPEDLVFTLPKPLPLEGGGVLPGAQVAYRTYGTLNEARDNVIWVCHALTANAEVLAWWPGLFGENCYFDPADWFIVCANVLGSCYGSTGPLTENPETGRPWYQAFPLLTIRDLVAAHEQLRQHLGLTRIHTLIGGSLGGQQALEWAVEQPGVFAHLVVLATNARHSPWGIAFNEAQRLAILADETYHQATPSGGQRGLKAARAMALLSYRSYEAYHQTQAEPGDDTLEYFRASAYQQYQGEKLVARFNAYTYVVLSKAMDSHHLGRGRGTIETALSRIKARTLIIGISSDVLFPPTEQRLLARHIPGAMYAEMESRFGHDGFLIETDQITHFLERFHAQTFAH
- a CDS encoding homoserine dehydrogenase, coding for MPRPSHISLPRPVPSPLRIGLIGFGCVGQGLYDILQQLPEFGAEVRRIAVKNPAKPRSLPAHRFEYHAEDLLADPYLDVLVEVIDDAAEAFRLVKAALLQGRRVITANKAMLARHLPELVQLQQQFGGTLLYEAAVCGSIPILRTLDAHFSSEPLRSVSGILNGSSNYVLTRMTQEGTDYAAALAEAQLLGFAETDPTLDMAAFDPRSKAVILAAHAYGLLLQPEQVLHLGIEAITPTDIAYAQAQGYKIKVVATLEQLPDGRVTALVAPTFVSAESPLYTVEHEFNGVSVEAAFAGAQFLRGRGAGGHPTGSAVLSDLAALQRQQTYTYTKLRQAAPAFTNQLAVEIYLRTPEENGLADLALTDISVEGNGPEGYFAVGYTTLATLLEQRENLRQAGALIVRTGAMRVTEAAQEVTESALAQ
- a CDS encoding LD-carboxypeptidase; translated protein: MPTAPAPLRPQDRVAIVCTARKASHEELSAAVATLTGWGLQVVLGESTNIAHHQFGGDDEVRRRDFQRQLDDPGIRAILIARGGYGTPRIIDQLNFSHFTEDPKWIAGFSDITTLNCHLLRLGHESIHGVMPLLFHQPGGEAALESLRSALFGEPITYTVAPQPLNRFGRAEGELIGGNLSLLQNLTGTASDCPTAGRILFLEDTDEYLYAIDRMLVHLDRTGKLAGLAGLLVGHFSNPQDNLVPFGQTPYEIIDTYARRYNFPVAYGFPVGHEPENMALICGRRASLTVDANGARVEYV